One part of the Ranitomeya imitator isolate aRanImi1 chromosome 10, aRanImi1.pri, whole genome shotgun sequence genome encodes these proteins:
- the RBM7 gene encoding RNA-binding protein 7 — protein MGAADADRTLFVGNLDPRATEELLFELFLQAGPALNVKIPKDKDGTSKLFAFVQFKHEESVPYGMSLLNGVKLFGRPLKIQYRSGSSHASQEANNAASSPHGNGNFSGNGSPSNGNRYDYNSDMRYDHSPPVQSYQKPYSSPDGLHRQAMINSYYRQGSPHSPSTDTMSYSSPSAAANYSPYYSPYNQSSSHSPMRHESSSSHRKNRSQTSHPYQSNDYQSSRDSYYRGSSQEEHYHEGRSSHQRKEPRWRHSQY, from the exons ATGGGGGCTGCGGATGCTGACAGGACCTTGTTCGTTGGGAATTTGGACCCGAGAGCTACGGAGGAGCTGCTGTTCGAGCTGTTCCTGCAG gctGGTCCTGCGTTAAATGTAAAAATCCCCAAGGACAAAGATGGCACTTCAAAATTATTTGCTTTTGTACAATTTAAGCATGAAGAATCTGTTCCCTATGGGATGAGTCTGTTAAATGGAGTCAAACTGTTTGGAAGGCCTCTGAAAATCCAGTACAGATCAG GAAGCAGTCACGCCTCTCAAGAAGCAAATAATGCAGCATCCTCCCCACATGGAAACGGCAACTTTTCTGGAAATGGTTCGCCATCAAATGGCAACAG ATATGACTACAATTCTGATATGAGATACGACCACTCTCCTCCTGTTCAAAGCTATCAGAAACCATACTCTTCTCCAGATGGGCTTCACAGACAAGCAATG atcaATAGCTACTACAGACAAGGTTCTCCTCACAGTCCCAGTACAGACACGATGTCTTATTCCTCCCCATCAGCAGCAGCAAATTACTCACCCTATTACAGTCCATATAATCAAAGCTCCTCTCATTCACCAATGCGTCACGAGTCCTCCTCCAGCCACCGAAAAAACCGGAGCCAAACCTCTCATCCTTATCAAAGTAACGACTACCAGAGCAGCAGAGACTCTTATTACAGGGGCAGCAGCCAAGAGGAGCACTACCACGAAGGTCGCAGTTCTCATCAGAGGAAAGAGCCCAGATGGCGCCACTCTCAGTATTAG